Proteins encoded in a region of the Nitrospira sp. genome:
- a CDS encoding type II toxin-antitoxin system VapC family toxin, with protein sequence MSKPRVYVETTIPSFYHETRTAPEIVARREWTRQWWAEAGHHYELTTSPAVLDELAGGPPDRSAGWLALVAGLPVLTVEPSIAVIVQTYIQHMVMPADPAGDALHLALASFHKCDFLVTWNCEHLANANKFGHIRRINTMLGLFVPSIVTPLELLGGKP encoded by the coding sequence ATGAGCAAGCCGCGCGTGTACGTCGAGACGACAATTCCCAGCTTTTACCACGAGACTCGTACTGCTCCCGAGATCGTCGCACGACGCGAATGGACACGGCAGTGGTGGGCAGAGGCAGGACATCACTACGAACTTACGACGAGTCCCGCCGTGCTGGATGAGCTGGCTGGCGGCCCTCCCGATCGCTCTGCGGGTTGGTTGGCGCTTGTGGCCGGGCTGCCGGTCTTGACGGTCGAGCCGTCGATTGCCGTGATCGTGCAGACATACATTCAGCACATGGTGATGCCGGCTGATCCGGCAGGCGACGCATTGCATCTGGCTCTGGCCTCATTTCACAAATGCGATTTTCTCGTCACGTGGAATTGTGAGCATCTGGCTAACGCCAACAAGTTTGGCCACATTCGTCGCATCAACACCATGCTAGGCCTTTTTGTGCCATCGATCGTAACGCCATTGGAACTGCTCGGAGGTAAGCCATGA
- a CDS encoding DUF1214 domain-containing protein → MKTLILIVLVALLGVAFGSPTHAQDATPKEARAIAKEAYIWGYALVDDYRVQYSYFIDKTNPEFKGGWNTIANNARLYTPADTTIQTINADTLYSFIGIDVRDEPIVITVPQVEKQRYYGCSLFDLWGYVEMFGTRMTGNDAASFLVAGPSWKGETPKGIKKVFRMETPLATAAFRTQLFNPGDIDNVRKVQSGYKVQTLSSFLGQPTPKRTPLTFVKPLTVAEQKTSLQFFSVLNNLLQFAPTVPSEVEFRKRVAKVWIGEGLTFDPAKLSPELKTAIEQGVADAWVDINATVQKLNTGEITPGDCYGTREYLKNNYLYRATCIYLAGNAQPKEEVIYPFISVDADGKPMDGANKYTITFAGDQLPPAKAFWSITMYNLPQRLLVANSINRYLLNTPMLPNWVKNADGGYTFYIQHESPGKDKEANWLPAPKGPFYMVMRLYLPSVEAQDGVWKAPRPTRVK, encoded by the coding sequence GTGAAGACTCTCATCCTCATCGTTCTCGTTGCCCTACTCGGGGTGGCGTTCGGTTCGCCCACCCACGCACAGGACGCTACGCCCAAGGAAGCTCGCGCCATCGCCAAGGAGGCGTACATCTGGGGGTATGCGCTGGTGGACGACTACCGCGTCCAGTACTCGTACTTCATTGACAAGACCAATCCCGAGTTCAAGGGCGGCTGGAACACCATCGCCAACAACGCGCGCCTCTACACGCCTGCCGATACGACGATCCAGACCATCAACGCCGACACGCTCTACTCGTTCATCGGCATCGATGTGCGCGATGAGCCGATCGTGATCACCGTGCCCCAGGTCGAGAAGCAGCGCTACTACGGGTGCAGCCTCTTCGACCTCTGGGGGTACGTCGAAATGTTCGGCACGCGCATGACCGGCAACGACGCCGCGAGCTTCCTGGTCGCCGGGCCATCGTGGAAGGGCGAGACGCCGAAGGGCATCAAGAAAGTCTTCCGTATGGAGACCCCGCTCGCGACCGCCGCGTTCCGCACGCAGCTCTTTAACCCGGGCGACATCGACAACGTCAGGAAGGTGCAGTCCGGGTACAAGGTGCAGACGCTCTCGTCGTTCCTCGGCCAGCCTACCCCCAAGCGCACTCCGCTCACCTTCGTGAAGCCACTGACAGTGGCTGAACAAAAGACCTCGCTGCAGTTCTTCAGCGTCCTGAACAACCTCCTGCAGTTCGCTCCAACCGTCCCCAGCGAGGTCGAATTCAGGAAGCGCGTCGCGAAGGTCTGGATCGGCGAGGGACTCACCTTCGATCCCGCGAAGCTCTCACCCGAGCTCAAGACGGCAATCGAACAGGGAGTGGCCGACGCCTGGGTTGACATCAATGCCACCGTTCAGAAACTCAACACCGGCGAGATTACCCCCGGCGACTGCTACGGCACGCGCGAGTATCTCAAGAACAACTACCTCTACCGCGCCACGTGCATTTACCTCGCCGGCAATGCACAGCCGAAAGAGGAAGTGATCTACCCGTTCATCTCCGTCGATGCGGATGGCAAACCGATGGACGGCGCCAACAAATACACGATCACCTTCGCTGGGGACCAACTTCCACCGGCGAAAGCGTTCTGGTCAATCACGATGTACAACCTGCCCCAGCGCCTGCTCGTAGCCAATTCGATCAACCGGTACCTGCTCAACACGCCGATGCTGCCCAACTGGGTGAAGAACGCCGACGGCGGCTACACCTTCTACATCCAGCACGAATCGCCGGGCAAGGACAAGGAAGCGAACTGGCTGCCCGCGCCGAAAGGCCCATTTTACATGGTCATGCGCCTCTACCTGCCGAGCGTTGAAGCGCAAGACGGCGTGTGGAAGGCGCCGAGGCCGACACGGGTCAAATAG
- a CDS encoding DUF5615 family PIN-like protein, producing the protein MKLLFDQNLSHRLVQALQNEYPDSRHVREVGLQEAADAVVWQYAAQQGFAIVTKDGDFHQRSFLFGHPPKVIWVRVGNASTAMIEALLRRRAGDVGAFSSDPESAFLILD; encoded by the coding sequence GTGAAGCTTCTCTTCGATCAGAATCTCTCCCATCGTCTCGTTCAAGCCCTGCAAAATGAATATCCTGACTCCCGGCACGTCCGCGAAGTTGGGTTGCAGGAGGCGGCTGATGCAGTTGTCTGGCAATATGCCGCACAGCAGGGCTTTGCTATCGTGACGAAGGATGGTGATTTCCATCAACGCAGTTTTCTCTTCGGCCACCCGCCTAAAGTGATTTGGGTTCGAGTCGGCAATGCTTCAACCGCCATGATCGAAGCATTGCTCCGCCGCCGCGCTGGCGACGTGGGGGCCTTCTCTTCCGATCCCGAGAGTGCGTTTCTGATCCTCGACTAG
- a CDS encoding DUF433 domain-containing protein translates to MDWKTRITIDPEKRGGKPCIRGLRMTVYDVLEYLASGMSEEEILKDFPDLTREDIRACLAFAADRERKLVSIPPS, encoded by the coding sequence ATGGATTGGAAAACTCGCATAACCATTGATCCTGAGAAGCGTGGCGGTAAGCCCTGCATCCGTGGCCTCCGCATGACCGTGTACGATGTGTTGGAGTACCTTGCTTCCGGAATGAGCGAAGAAGAAATTCTCAAAGACTTCCCCGACCTCACACGTGAAGACATCCGCGCCTGTCTTGCTTTTGCGGCTGATCGGGAGCGGAAACTTGTGTCAATCCCCCCGTCGTGA
- a CDS encoding riboflavin synthase, which translates to MFTGIIEEMGAITVLRKTLAGTRLTILASTVMGDLKIGDSVSVDGICLTVVSRSERDFSVDVSPETLSVTTLGNFAVGLPVNLERAMKLNERIGGHLVAGHVDGVGVIRSRHQDANATILAIEAPPEILRYCVVKGSITVDGISLTVNDVSNNRFSVSIIPHTAKVTTLGLKREKDPVNLESDLIGKYVERLLQERSHLPKPTISIDTDYLQKRGLI; encoded by the coding sequence ATGTTTACCGGTATCATCGAAGAAATGGGCGCGATTACCGTCCTGAGAAAAACGCTTGCGGGAACCAGGCTCACGATTCTGGCCTCGACGGTGATGGGCGACCTGAAGATCGGTGACAGCGTGAGTGTGGATGGAATCTGTCTCACGGTCGTATCGAGAAGCGAGCGCGACTTTTCCGTAGACGTCTCGCCGGAAACACTCTCGGTGACGACACTCGGCAACTTTGCCGTGGGACTACCGGTAAATCTAGAAAGGGCCATGAAGCTCAACGAACGCATCGGCGGGCATCTGGTGGCTGGTCATGTGGATGGGGTCGGTGTCATTCGTAGCCGGCATCAAGACGCCAATGCGACCATTCTCGCCATCGAAGCGCCACCGGAGATTTTGCGCTACTGCGTTGTGAAAGGCTCGATCACCGTCGATGGCATCAGCTTGACGGTCAATGATGTGAGCAACAATAGGTTTTCCGTCTCCATCATTCCGCACACGGCGAAGGTGACGACACTCGGTCTGAAGCGGGAGAAGGATCCCGTCAACCTTGAATCGGACCTCATCGGCAAGTACGTGGAGCGATTGCTCCAAGAGCGGAGCCACCTTCCTAAACCCACCATCAGCATCGATACAGACTACTTGCAGAAACGCGGGCTGATCTGA
- a CDS encoding MFS transporter, with product MTTSRSFVLICTVGIFCFISYNMVRMPALSLFAESLGAGPERIGLIVSVSTLTGVLLKLPSGALSDIYGRRFLLRIGVVAFGLPPFLYPFITNLDALTALRFLHGFATAIFAPSALATVAELYRERRGAALGTYTACTQSGSLLGPFLGGYLVHAAGFPTAFVTAGVFGCIAMLLFYSLHLDVSVPQRKEQGAAVVLSEMWRGFAAVAKNSKVLITSMTDAAKMIANGALMAFLPLYGVAVGLNPGEVGLLFTVQAFTSFFSKPIMGRISDRVGRQPLIVLGLVICAGTFVCIPQVSMFPIMLMLSAGFGFGEAVVSSSSSALVADSSEFKTLGAGMGMQGTIMDIGHASGPLLAGLLIARMSYEGAFMVIAGMQLIAAAIFWLAMRKK from the coding sequence ATGACGACATCGCGCAGTTTCGTGCTGATCTGCACGGTCGGCATCTTTTGCTTCATCAGCTACAACATGGTGCGGATGCCCGCGCTCTCCTTGTTTGCCGAATCGCTCGGCGCGGGTCCGGAACGGATCGGTCTGATCGTGTCCGTTTCGACCTTAACGGGCGTCTTGCTGAAACTGCCTTCCGGTGCCCTCTCCGATATTTATGGAAGACGGTTTTTGCTGCGGATCGGCGTGGTGGCGTTCGGGCTGCCGCCGTTTCTCTATCCCTTCATTACGAACTTGGATGCGCTGACGGCATTACGGTTTCTGCACGGTTTCGCCACGGCCATCTTCGCTCCGAGCGCTCTAGCGACGGTGGCGGAGCTCTATCGGGAACGGCGTGGTGCGGCGCTCGGGACCTATACGGCCTGCACGCAGTCCGGTTCTCTCTTGGGCCCCTTTCTCGGAGGATACCTCGTCCATGCGGCAGGGTTTCCCACGGCGTTTGTCACGGCCGGCGTCTTTGGCTGCATCGCCATGCTGTTGTTCTATAGCCTTCATCTCGACGTCTCGGTGCCGCAGAGGAAGGAGCAGGGGGCGGCCGTTGTGCTGTCCGAAATGTGGAGAGGGTTTGCCGCCGTCGCCAAAAACAGCAAGGTGCTGATCACCAGCATGACCGACGCGGCCAAGATGATCGCCAACGGAGCCTTGATGGCGTTTCTCCCGCTGTATGGAGTTGCAGTAGGTTTGAATCCCGGCGAAGTCGGTCTCTTGTTTACGGTCCAGGCCTTTACGTCGTTCTTTTCCAAGCCGATTATGGGGCGAATATCCGACCGAGTCGGTCGTCAACCGCTGATTGTCCTTGGTCTAGTGATATGCGCCGGAACCTTTGTCTGTATCCCGCAGGTGTCGATGTTCCCGATCATGCTGATGCTGTCGGCCGGATTCGGCTTCGGTGAGGCGGTTGTTTCTTCATCCTCCTCAGCTCTTGTCGCGGACAGTTCGGAGTTCAAGACGTTGGGAGCGGGTATGGGAATGCAGGGCACGATCATGGATATCGGACATGCGAGTGGGCCATTACTGGCCGGCCTGCTGATCGCGCGCATGAGTTATGAAGGCGCCTTCATGGTCATTGCCGGTATGCAGCTCATAGCAGCCGCCATCTTCTGGCTGGCCATGAGGAAGAAATAA